Proteins from a genomic interval of Dendropsophus ebraccatus isolate aDenEbr1 chromosome 6, aDenEbr1.pat, whole genome shotgun sequence:
- the ZBTB38 gene encoding zinc finger and BTB domain-containing protein 38 — translation MCTSEDLADSLHGESLLCSLNEQRMQGFLCDVTIVVEDTKFKAHRNILAASSLYFRNQFRSQSILIQGHVLELADFKADTFTEILNFIYSSKIAVKKKETLTDLADAGKKLGITFLENIKTSKKFSSIKCSTETEGTLPPVFYRGENSLKSETVDKKGEDPAVANGPRITNAFSILETEVNGFSPLDLRANFKKTNGPSEEENDKSNCDNGVCSDGEPVNTLAEHSYAVSPGDAPYKRDSVFDHSNKLNHLGNGESTTAGTVPGIQEPSSAGNMPVLEPQCFMPQTIAQSNSSTTNVSCSTDQTANPSDFFSQRENESLLLPLPPSNAPAPQSFCENALYPLPKRPHETFSCKNCSKEFAHFKRLQRHEQICFKVVHTEKDMRLPNSLSQVSSADGASDQNGLPNGSSTASDHFVKIVDGKIFYVCIVCKRNYVTLSSLRRHSNVHSWRKSYPCHYCSKVFALAEYRTKHEIWHTGDRRYQCIFCLETFMTYYILKNHQKSSHGIDPRLGVGSKANNRGLKSSIYPYKLYRLLPMKCKRTSLSSSGNGSAEHPSIHFQGQSSFSMATVVQNPVISNTIPLENQESFSCTLDPASQNATTTNQDSWPFNIIQCDKNANVLSTQNLSSSNEVLDSMPEEADSEACPSYTDNSNISSVINTTKSAPSVIMHSSRVSSVIVHGNAVTAGTTTNGIGWNHSRATVSPEREDTYQGNNAEATQTKALSEEEQSEKSKAGESYQERREFIQPATSYKKNKSVIREGNKTETYIAKPALPGTLVNSGIAPLCQITVKIGSEALVKRQISGSSLFFRKNGRPRYSEKAEKTRHDSDEDRKERSSNRLRKSECIQMEEMCDDASDQDVSDKPWRPYYNYKPKKKSKHFKKFRKLKKKKKHSRPREVEEDIIEVEKDVDEVDMKCSSEDVKDQEDEQEESPEPEDFKDHEKTDRVEMATAQWQLDSKPFFCELCQKSFRNPSTLKVHMRCHTGEKPYPCKTCGKCFSFSGSLNKHERIHQTVKSFTCQHCSKSFMLQETLKKHERIHTREKTYDCQFCSQQFLYLCTKKNHEQKHLAEQSVKGFVCFHCSKVCKTAAALGMHQKKHYLKGLKHKERKDFSPSTDEIAGWNNVASSTSKETNIAEERSSLNVPESFPPSFDDCEAPLLSFNNGVTEVMPHNVNAASLVENVNEIGESDSHFMTPAPPPAGLNNSVLIEAPRGWKHWKTRQYNLEESMNSDHSSLKESTKTFTELKTMTSFETPFVP, via the coding sequence ATGTGCACTTCAGAAGACTTGGCAGATAGTCTTCATGGAGAGAGTCTTCTCTGCAGCCTAAATGAGCAGCGTATGCAAGGTTTCTTGTGTGATGTCACCATCGTGGTCGAAGACACCAAATTTAAAGCACATAGAAATATACTGGCCGCCTCAAGTCTTTATTTTAGGAATCAGTTTCGGAGCCAGAGTATCTTAATACAAGGACATGTGTTGGAACTTGCAGATTTTAAAGCAGATACATTTACAGAGATACTGAATTTTATTTACAGCTCTAAGATTGCGGTGAAGAAAAAGGAGACACTGACCGATCTCGCAGATGCAGGTAAAAAACTaggaataacttttttagaaaatATAAAAACTTCCAAAAAATTTTCATCCATCAAATGCTCAACAGAAACCGAGGGAACCTTACCACCTGTGTTTTATCGAGGAGAGAATAGTTTAAAATCAGAAACTGTAGATAAAAAGGGAGAAGACCCTGCAGTTGCTAATGGACCAAGAATAACCAATGCattttccattctggaaactgaagTCAACGGATTTTCACCTCTTGACTTGAGAGCAAATTTTAAGAAGACTAATGGCCCTTCTGAAGAAGAGAATGATAAAAGTAATTGTGATAATGGCGTCTGCAGTGACGGTGAGCCTGTTAACACCTTGGCTGAGCATTCCTATGCAGTGTCTCCTGGGGATGCTCCATACAAGAGAGACTCTGTGTTTGATCACAGCAATAAACTTAATCATTTAGGGAATGGTGAAAGCACCACAGCCGGCACAGTGCCCGGTATCCAAGAGCCGTCATCAGCTGGCAACATGCCAGTGCTGGAACCTCAGTGTTTTATGCCCCAAACTATAGCCCAGAGCAATTCTTCAACGACCAATGTTAGCTGTTCCACTGACCAAACAGCCAACCCTTCTGATTTCTTTAGCCAAAGGGAAAATGAAAGTCTTCTACTGCCACTTCCTCCAAGTAACGCACCTGCTCCCCAGTCTTTCTGTGAAAATGCACTTTATCCGCTTCCTAAAAGGCCTCATGAGACATTTAGCTGCAAAAACTGCAGTAAAGAGTTTGCACATTTTAAACGCCTACAGAGACATGAACAAATTTGTTTCAAGGTGGTCCACACCGAAAAGGATATGAGGTTACCCAACAGCCTTTCGCAGGTTTCCTCGGCAGATGGAGCATCTGACCAGAATGGTCTTCCCAATGGCTCTTCAACCGCATCAGATCATTTTGTGAAAATAGTGGATGGTAAAATATTCTATGTTTGCATTGTATGCAAGAGAAATTATGTTACCCTTTCAAGTCTTCGACGTCATTCTAATGTCCACTCCTGGAGGAAATCATATCCTTGCCATTATTGCAGCAAAGTATTTGCCTTAGCAGAGTATCGAACTAAACATGAAATTTGGCATACAGGGGATCGGCGATATCAATGCATATTTTGCCTGGAAACATTTATGACTTATTACATTCTTAAAAATCATCAAAAATCTTCTCATGGAATTGATCCAAGATTAGGGGTTGGCAGTAAAGCAAATAATAGAGGTCTAAAATCTAGTATCTATCCCTACAAACTATATCGACTATTGCCAATGAAGTGTAAAAGAACATCACTCAGTAGCTCGGGCAATGGCTCAGCGGAACACCCCAGCATCCACTTCCAAGGACAGAGTTCATTTAGCATGGCCACTGTTGTTCAAAATCCAGTGATCTCTAATACGATCCCTTTAGAAAACCAGGAGAGCTTTTCTTGTACACTAGACCCAGCGTCACAAAATGCTACAACCACAAACCAGGACTCTTGGCCATTTAACATAATTCAGTGCGATAAAAATGCAAATGTTTTATCCACTCAGAATTTGAGCTCTTCCAATGAAGTCTTAGACTCCATGCCAGAAGAGGCCGATAGTGAAGCCTGTCCTTCTTATACTGATAACTCAAATATTTCTTCTGTTATTAACACTACCAAGTCAGCGCCTTCTGTGATTATGCACAGCAGTAGGGTATCTTCTGTGATAGTGCATGGAAATGCCGTAACCGCAGGTACAACAACAAATGGAATTGGATGGAATCACAGTAGAGCCACTGTATCACCAGAACGAGAAGATACTTATCAGGGAAATAATGCTGAAGCTACACAGACAAAGGCCTTAAGTGAGGAAGAGCAGTCAGAAAAGAGCAAGGCGGGAGAATCGTATCAGGAGAGGCGAGAATTCATACAACCTGCCACTTCATATAAAAAGAACAAAAGTGTTATTCGGgaaggaaacaaaacagaaacataTATAGCTAAACCGGCATTACCCGGAACGCTAGTAAACAGTGGCATTGCTCCTCTTTGTCAGATCACAGTCAAAATCGGAAGCGAAGCTTTGGTGAAAAGGCAGATCTCTGGTTCATCTCTGTTTTTCAGAAAAAATGGAAGACCAAGATATTCTGAGAAAGCTGAGAAAACTAGGCATGATTCCGATGAGGACAGGAAAGAGAGGAGCTCCAATCGACTTCGCAAATCAGAATGCATTCAAATGGAAGAGATGTGCGATGATGCCAGTGACCAAGACGTGTCCGACAAACCCTGGCGACCTTACTATAACTACAAACCTAAAAAGAAATCTAAGCACTTTAAGAAATTTAGGAAacttaagaaaaagaaaaaacacagtagACCTAGAGAAGTCGAGGAGGATATCATTGAAGTAGAAAAGGATGTTGATGAAGTGGACATGAAATGCTCTTCGGAAGATGTTAAAGATCAAGAAGATGAACAGGAGGAATCTCCAGAGCCTGAAGATTTTAAAGACCATGAGAAGACAGATAGAGTGGAAATGGCTACTGCACAGTGGCAGCTGGACAGCAAACCCTTTTTTTGTGAACTGTGTCAAAAATCTTTTCGGAATCCTTCAACGTTAAAAGTGCACATGCGCTGTCACACCGGGGAAAAGCCCTATCCCTGCAAGACATGTGGAAAATGCTTCTCCTTCTCAGGGAGCTTAAACAAACATGAACGCATCCACCAGACAGTGAAGAGCTTCACGTGTCAGCACTGCAGCAAGTCATTCATGTTACAGGAAACTCTGAAAAAGCACGAGAGGATTCACACTAGAGAAAAAACTTATGACTGTCAGTTTTGCTCCCAGCAATTCTTATACCTTTGTACAAAAAAGAACCATGAGCAAAAACATTTAGCAGAGCAGAGTGTTAAAGGATTTGTTTGTTTCCATTGCTCTAAAGTCTGCAAAACGGCTGCCGCTCTTGGGATGCACCAAAAAAAGCACTATCTCAAGGGTCTAAAGCATAAAGAACGTAAAGACTTTTCACCATCTACAGATGAAATAGCAGGCTGGAATAATGTTGCCAGTAGTACTAGCAAAGAAACCAATATCGCTGAAGAAAGAAGTTCCCTGAATGTGCCTGAAAGTTTTCCGCCATCCTTTGATGACTGCGAAGCCCCGTTGTTGTCTTTTAACAACGGTGTTACAGAAGTAATGCCCCACAATGTTAATGCTGCAAGCCTTGTGGAGAATGTAAATGAAATCGGAGAAAGTGATAGTCATTTCATGACTCCAGCGCCACCTCCAGCTGGATTAAACAACAGCGTGCTGATCGAGGCCCCGAGGGGCTGGAAGCACTGGAAAACAAGACAGTACAACTTAGAGGAAAGCATGAACTCTGATCATTCATCTTTAAAAGAGAGTACTAAAACTTTCACCGAATTAAAGACAATGACTAGTTTTGAGACCCCATTTGTCCCGTAA